The following are from one region of the Prevotella sp. HUN102 genome:
- a CDS encoding phosphatidylinositol-4-phosphate 5-kinase — protein MKNLYISLLFSFLPMLSTAQNYATGTTVTKDGGKYEGQLSHGKPAGKGRAVYKNGDVYEGEYEKGKRHGEGTYTFSDGEKYSGQWFQDQQHGQGVYTFKNGNRYDGLWYKDFQHGRGKMYYYNGDVYDGEWVNDKREGLGKYTFANGAYYDGQWKNDAKHGHGKFDWGDGSKFIGDWANNVKEGKGIYLYANGEEYNGDWKNDLQSGKGIYKYKNGDKYEGDYLNGERTGEGIMQYKNGDKYTGRFLKGFRSGFGTMAWHNGDIYTGNWEKDLMSGQGKLTKKSHDVIEGQFRNGMMDGLVIIRYADGSKFRGTYKDGKRNGEAVEEDADGKRFEGAYRNDKRHGRFTERDRNGAVTARGFYEDGVRQNN, from the coding sequence GTGAAAAATCTGTATATATCATTGTTATTCTCATTCCTGCCGATGCTTTCCACGGCGCAGAACTATGCAACGGGAACCACGGTGACGAAGGACGGAGGAAAATACGAAGGACAACTTTCGCACGGAAAGCCTGCCGGAAAGGGAAGGGCTGTCTACAAGAACGGCGACGTCTATGAGGGCGAATACGAAAAGGGGAAACGCCACGGCGAAGGCACTTACACCTTTTCGGACGGCGAGAAGTATTCCGGCCAGTGGTTTCAGGACCAGCAGCACGGACAGGGTGTATATACGTTCAAGAACGGAAACAGATACGACGGCCTTTGGTACAAGGATTTTCAGCACGGACGGGGCAAGATGTACTATTACAACGGCGACGTCTACGACGGCGAGTGGGTGAACGACAAGCGTGAGGGATTGGGAAAGTACACCTTTGCCAACGGTGCCTACTACGACGGACAATGGAAGAACGACGCAAAGCACGGACACGGCAAGTTCGACTGGGGCGACGGCTCGAAGTTCATTGGCGACTGGGCGAACAACGTGAAGGAAGGCAAGGGCATCTACCTCTATGCCAACGGCGAGGAATACAACGGCGACTGGAAAAATGACCTCCAGTCGGGCAAGGGTATCTACAAATACAAGAACGGCGACAAGTATGAAGGCGACTACCTGAACGGCGAACGCACCGGCGAGGGAATTATGCAGTACAAGAACGGCGACAAATACACCGGTCGTTTCCTTAAGGGATTCCGTTCCGGGTTCGGCACGATGGCGTGGCACAACGGCGATATTTACACCGGCAACTGGGAGAAAGACCTGATGAGCGGTCAGGGAAAGCTGACCAAGAAGAGCCACGACGTGATAGAAGGACAGTTCAGAAACGGAATGATGGACGGACTGGTCATCATAAGATACGCCGACGGAAGCAAGTTCCGAGGCACTTACAAGGACGGCAAGCGCAACGGCGAGGCCGTGGAGGAGGATGCCGACGGAAAACGGTTCGAGGGTGCATACAGAAACGACAAACGCCACGGCAGGTTTACCGAGCGGGACAGGAACGGTGCCGTTACGGCAAGGGGATTCTATGAGGATGGTGTAAGACAAAACAACTAA
- a CDS encoding DUF6057 family protein, which produces MESKFTRIVCAFLFCTFTFCYLFFYQAEVMQVTQHVASGGQTFYHPWVGAILITLTLQVLQVGINSFLKLRKRGFALTYFPSILFLTVISAVSPDIKDRLSIGAWVWIVPIMLIAYTAVILYVKRYEPYERELRTTGPFSQLVWINLGTLVLQFLFVGLLSNGNRAFHQRAKIEAAVYNREYREALQLIRKMGETDSVTSMLTIYAVARTGHLGDSLFHYPLVGGGKVLRPGIVHSMLQPDSVLINATKRSANYQLTGFLLNRDLHNFARYLSEYYPVDSLRPRYYAEANALFAKINRGEKPQQPYEEGSYTKYYFER; this is translated from the coding sequence ATGGAAAGTAAATTTACGCGCATCGTCTGCGCATTTCTTTTTTGCACATTCACCTTCTGCTACCTGTTTTTCTATCAAGCAGAAGTAATGCAGGTTACGCAGCACGTGGCATCCGGTGGGCAAACCTTCTATCATCCTTGGGTGGGAGCAATCCTCATCACGCTCACGTTGCAGGTGCTGCAAGTAGGAATCAACTCGTTTCTGAAGCTCCGAAAGCGTGGATTCGCACTCACTTATTTCCCCTCCATTCTCTTTCTCACCGTGATTTCGGCCGTCAGTCCCGATATAAAAGACCGTCTTTCGATAGGTGCTTGGGTGTGGATTGTGCCGATTATGCTCATAGCCTACACGGCCGTCATACTCTATGTGAAGCGATACGAGCCCTACGAGCGCGAGCTCCGTACGACAGGGCCATTCTCACAGCTCGTCTGGATAAATCTGGGCACACTCGTTCTTCAGTTTCTTTTCGTGGGGCTGCTGAGCAATGGCAACAGAGCGTTCCATCAGCGGGCGAAAATCGAGGCGGCGGTCTACAATCGTGAATACAGGGAAGCCCTGCAACTCATCAGGAAGATGGGCGAGACCGACTCCGTAACGTCGATGCTTACCATCTATGCCGTGGCACGAACGGGACATCTCGGCGACAGTCTTTTCCACTATCCGTTGGTGGGCGGGGGCAAGGTGCTGCGTCCGGGCATTGTGCATTCAATGTTGCAGCCCGACAGCGTGCTGATAAACGCAACGAAACGTTCTGCCAACTACCAGCTCACGGGCTTTCTTCTGAACCGCGATCTCCACAACTTCGCCCGATACCTCTCCGAATACTATCCCGTAGACAGCCTCCGTCCCCGCTATTATGCCGAAGCCAATGCGCTCTTTGCAAAGATAAACCGTGGCGAAAAGCCACAGCAACCCTACGAAGAGGGCAGCTACACAAAGTATTATTTCGAGAGATAA
- a CDS encoding NAD(P)H-dependent oxidoreductase, whose translation MKNVLIVSGHTDLNGSVANRLVIDELKQAFPEAELSILNELYPDFNIDVQAEQEKLLKADIIVWQFPVFWYSMPSLLRRWIEQVCTHGFAYGSTGEKLKGKKLFVSFTLGAPEAAYSREGVGYTIDEIIGSQIKSIAALCQLDLQEAIYTGGVNSALSGDPSVLENIKMLSNNQALRLIEAIKA comes from the coding sequence ATGAAAAATGTATTGATTGTATCCGGACACACAGATTTGAACGGTTCAGTAGCTAACAGACTGGTAATCGACGAGCTGAAGCAGGCTTTCCCCGAAGCCGAGCTTTCTATTCTGAACGAGCTTTACCCTGACTTCAACATCGACGTGCAGGCAGAACAGGAGAAACTCTTGAAGGCCGACATCATCGTATGGCAGTTCCCTGTCTTCTGGTACAGTATGCCCTCCTTGCTCCGTCGTTGGATTGAGCAGGTATGCACGCACGGCTTTGCCTACGGCAGCACGGGCGAGAAGCTCAAGGGCAAGAAGCTCTTCGTTTCGTTCACGCTGGGTGCGCCGGAAGCTGCTTATTCCCGCGAGGGCGTCGGCTATACGATTGACGAAATCATCGGCTCACAGATCAAGTCTATCGCAGCACTCTGCCAGTTGGATCTTCAGGAAGCCATCTACACCGGCGGCGTGAACTCTGCCCTCAGCGGCGATCCTTCGGTGCTCGAAAACATCAAGATGCTGAGCAACAATCAGGCTTTGAGACTCATCGAAGCCATCAAGGCATAG
- a CDS encoding transposase: protein MVCTDNFRRFSHDPRKISCYCGTVPFGDSGTGVHTDPHVHYMANRQIKAMLTQAALAAVNFNPSTVSYYPRLVARGKKKQVAFDNVRNKLIHIVAAMVRNGQVFDKDYKISA, encoded by the coding sequence ATGGTCTGCACGGACAACTTCCGCAGGTTCAGCCACGACCCGCGGAAAATATCCTGCTATTGTGGAACAGTCCCATTCGGCGATTCCGGCACCGGCGTGCATACAGACCCGCATGTGCATTATATGGCAAACAGGCAGATAAAGGCTATGCTGACCCAGGCCGCGCTTGCAGCCGTTAACTTCAACCCCTCCACAGTCTCGTATTATCCAAGGCTTGTCGCAAGAGGGAAAAAGAAGCAGGTGGCATTTGACAACGTCAGGAACAAGCTTATCCACATAGTGGCCGCCATGGTCAGAAACGGTCAGGTTTTCGATAAGGACTATAAAATATCAGCGTAA
- a CDS encoding carboxypeptidase-like regulatory domain-containing protein — translation MHRSIIRQIAVLVILFSWVVVPRCLAQTAKKVYGNVCSSDGLPMEKVCIQVTDSRMVVQKTLFTDEKGKFETALTASAYQIVAKKEGYKTAILRIKPN, via the coding sequence ATGCACAGAAGCATAATTCGACAAATTGCCGTATTGGTAATACTGTTTTCGTGGGTGGTGGTGCCAAGGTGTCTTGCACAGACTGCAAAGAAGGTTTATGGCAATGTTTGTTCTTCGGACGGATTGCCTATGGAGAAGGTGTGCATACAGGTTACGGATAGCCGAATGGTGGTTCAGAAGACGCTCTTCACGGATGAAAAAGGCAAGTTCGAGACGGCATTGACGGCATCGGCATATCAGATAGTGGCGAAGAAGGAGGGCTACAAGACGGCGATTCTGCGCATAAAACCGAATTAG
- a CDS encoding alpha amylase C-terminal domain-containing protein, whose translation MATKKQNTGKAASSPRKTKNAPQLMGIARNDTYLEPFNEAIKGRHDHVVWKISQLTQNGRQRLSDFANGYEYFGLHKTDKGWVFREWAPNAREIYLRGDFNGWQFREEYKLKRIEGTGNWELYLDDDKMKHGDLYKMYVLWDGGEGERIPAWAQRVVQDEATKIFSAQVWHPEQEYKWRKKTFKPDTRPLLIYECHIGMGQDAERVGTYTEFKDNVLPRVVKAGYNAIQIMAIQEHPYYGSFGYHVSSFFAASSRFGTPEELKALIDEAHRNGIAVIMDIVHSHAVKNEVEGLGNLAGDPNQYFYPGDRHEHPAWDSLCFDYGKDEVIHFLLSNCKYWLEEYHFDGFRFDGVTSMLYYSHGLGEAFGGYGDYFNGHEDDNAICYLTLANCLIHEVNKNAITIAEEVSGMPGLAAKFADGGYGFDYRMAMNIPDFWIKTIKELPDEEWKPSSIFWEVKNRRADEKTISYCESHDQALVGDKTIIFRLVDADMYWHFKKGDENEMARRGIALHKMIRMVTVSTINGGYLNFMGNEFGHPEWIDFPREGNGWSHKYARRQWNLVDNHDLCYHYLGDFDRRLLETLKSEKHFNETPLQEIWHNDGDQILAFSRGGLVFVFNFSPTRSFSDYGFLVPEGSYSVVLNTDAREFGGFGFADDSIEHFTNPDPMYADQHKGWLKLYIPARSGVILRKK comes from the coding sequence ATGGCAACAAAGAAACAGAATACAGGAAAGGCTGCATCAAGCCCAAGGAAAACGAAGAATGCACCGCAACTGATGGGCATCGCACGGAACGACACGTATCTCGAACCGTTCAACGAGGCTATTAAGGGCCGCCACGACCACGTGGTGTGGAAGATTTCGCAGCTCACGCAGAACGGCAGGCAGCGTCTGTCGGACTTTGCCAACGGTTATGAATACTTCGGTCTGCACAAGACTGACAAGGGATGGGTGTTCCGTGAGTGGGCACCCAACGCAAGGGAAATCTATCTCCGGGGCGACTTCAACGGCTGGCAGTTCCGTGAGGAGTACAAACTGAAGCGCATCGAGGGCACGGGCAACTGGGAACTGTATCTGGACGACGACAAGATGAAGCACGGCGACCTCTACAAGATGTACGTCCTGTGGGACGGAGGCGAAGGCGAAAGAATACCGGCGTGGGCACAGCGTGTGGTACAGGACGAGGCTACGAAGATATTCTCGGCGCAGGTGTGGCATCCCGAACAGGAATACAAGTGGAGGAAGAAGACCTTCAAGCCTGACACCCGGCCGCTCCTCATCTATGAATGCCATATCGGTATGGGACAGGATGCCGAGAGGGTGGGCACATACACGGAGTTCAAGGACAATGTTCTGCCCCGTGTTGTCAAGGCCGGATACAACGCCATTCAGATAATGGCGATTCAGGAACACCCCTATTACGGCAGCTTCGGCTACCACGTAAGTTCGTTCTTCGCAGCAAGCTCTCGTTTCGGCACGCCCGAGGAGCTGAAAGCACTCATAGATGAGGCTCACCGGAACGGCATTGCCGTGATAATGGACATCGTTCATTCGCACGCCGTGAAGAACGAAGTGGAGGGACTGGGCAATCTTGCCGGCGACCCCAACCAGTATTTCTATCCCGGCGACCGACACGAGCATCCCGCGTGGGACTCGCTCTGCTTCGACTATGGCAAGGACGAGGTGATACACTTCCTACTCTCCAACTGCAAGTACTGGCTGGAGGAATACCATTTCGACGGCTTCCGTTTCGACGGCGTAACGTCGATGCTCTATTACAGCCACGGTCTGGGCGAGGCTTTCGGCGGCTACGGCGACTACTTCAACGGACACGAGGACGACAATGCCATCTGTTATCTCACGCTGGCCAACTGTCTTATCCACGAGGTGAACAAGAATGCGATAACCATTGCAGAGGAAGTTTCGGGTATGCCGGGGCTTGCTGCCAAGTTTGCCGACGGAGGATATGGTTTCGATTACCGTATGGCGATGAACATTCCCGACTTCTGGATCAAGACCATCAAGGAACTTCCGGACGAGGAATGGAAGCCTTCCTCCATCTTCTGGGAGGTTAAAAACCGTCGTGCCGACGAGAAAACGATTTCCTATTGCGAGTCGCACGATCAGGCTCTGGTGGGCGACAAGACCATTATCTTCCGACTTGTAGACGCCGATATGTACTGGCATTTCAAGAAAGGCGACGAGAACGAGATGGCACGCCGCGGCATTGCGCTCCACAAAATGATAAGGATGGTCACGGTTTCCACCATCAACGGCGGCTACCTGAACTTTATGGGCAACGAGTTTGGGCATCCCGAATGGATTGATTTCCCGAGAGAGGGCAACGGATGGAGCCACAAGTATGCGCGCCGGCAGTGGAATCTGGTGGACAATCACGACCTCTGCTATCACTATCTCGGCGATTTCGACCGTCGGCTGCTCGAAACGCTCAAGAGCGAAAAGCACTTCAACGAGACGCCCTTGCAGGAAATATGGCACAACGACGGCGACCAGATTCTGGCATTCTCGCGCGGCGGACTCGTGTTTGTGTTCAACTTTTCGCCCACCCGTTCGTTCAGCGACTACGGATTTCTCGTTCCCGAAGGCTCATACAGCGTGGTGCTCAACACCGATGCGCGGGAGTTCGGCGGCTTCGGCTTTGCCGACGACAGCATAGAGCACTTCACGAACCCCGACCCGATGTATGCCGATCAGCACAAGGGATGGCTGAAACTCTATATCCCAGCGAGAAGCGGCGTGATACTCAGGAAAAAATAA
- a CDS encoding SusC/RagA family TonB-linked outer membrane protein — MLNALSENLDEVVVTGYVNRNKESYTGSSFVIGKEVFQQQVNSSLLELIRNNTPGFEVVQNIDAGSDPNHVPDMILRGRSSFVENDNTNLPLFILDGVEVDVKTVFNLLPSTIERVSVLKDAAATAYYGSKAANGVVVITSLPTSAGRLQIDYDGRFQVSIADLSSYHLLNAAEKLEYERLAGIYGSFKGTSKTDIERQKVYYEKLDRVKAGANTNWMKIPLRTGFTHTHSLSLNGGTEKFRYRLTGGWQNAGGVMQKSSKDNLSIRVNLTYGDWSKLFFQYTARVESSSSDDVPYGSFGDYARLNPYDRPYNTDGTLNGELSFNTPNPIYEKSLNSYIKHRGATVSNNLKMRWNLGYGLRLESSLSYAVSKTDDETFHSPLSQRFLYTEKIKRGSFDVLHSRASDLSANLFLVWNKGFGRSGQHFVNLTLGGNLQSIEEDADGFKAVGVLSDKVDHVSMAAAFADGASPLGNRSRSRQLGSFLNAQYIYLNRYYVDASFRYEGSSKFGTSHKYAPFGVVGLGWNVHNEEFLGGSCFSLLKLRASVGVVGNVSFSPYQARLAYRYASDLIYNQEIGAVPVALVNPYLKWEKTTKRNAGIDFGLWNDRLSGSVEVYYNTTNDLVMTVAKPLHVGFSNGKENLGQIRNAGIEVSLRGKLIQSRHFMLNAYLVAAHNSNRIVKISEYLRNQNKRNAEQGGRLPVPLYAEGESLTALKVMKSAGINPANGKEIFIKRNGEQTYEYDYNERQTVGDLTPTVQGSGGFSASWKSLTLSVALSYRMGATVYNGTLAQKVEGASPLQNADRRVFYNRWQSPGNVSLYKGIAVQEATPPTSRFAGKEYALEGTSLMLAYELPPMLCRRLYVQSARVSLSTGNFFHLSTIDRERGLAYPFANVYELGINIRL; from the coding sequence GTGCTCAATGCTTTGTCGGAAAACCTCGACGAGGTGGTGGTTACAGGTTATGTGAACAGAAATAAGGAGAGCTACACGGGTTCGTCGTTCGTAATTGGCAAGGAAGTATTCCAACAGCAGGTAAACAGCAGTCTGCTGGAACTTATCAGGAACAATACGCCCGGTTTCGAGGTGGTGCAGAACATTGATGCAGGTTCCGACCCTAACCACGTTCCCGATATGATATTGCGCGGCCGGAGCAGCTTTGTTGAGAACGACAACACCAATCTTCCCCTCTTCATTCTCGACGGGGTGGAGGTGGATGTGAAGACGGTTTTCAATCTTCTGCCCTCCACCATCGAGCGTGTCTCCGTACTGAAGGACGCTGCCGCAACGGCATATTACGGTTCGAAGGCTGCCAACGGCGTGGTGGTGATAACATCCCTGCCCACCAGCGCAGGCCGTTTGCAGATAGATTACGACGGTCGTTTTCAGGTTTCGATTGCCGATTTGTCGAGCTACCATCTGCTGAACGCAGCCGAAAAACTTGAATATGAACGCTTGGCGGGCATCTACGGCAGCTTTAAAGGCACGAGCAAGACAGACATTGAACGCCAAAAGGTGTACTATGAGAAGCTGGACCGCGTGAAGGCGGGCGCGAATACGAACTGGATGAAGATACCTTTGCGCACCGGATTCACGCACACTCACAGCCTTTCGCTCAACGGCGGCACGGAGAAATTCCGTTACAGGCTCACCGGTGGTTGGCAGAATGCAGGGGGAGTGATGCAGAAAAGCAGCAAAGACAACCTTTCCATTCGTGTCAATCTCACCTACGGCGACTGGAGCAAACTCTTCTTCCAGTACACGGCACGTGTGGAAAGCAGCAGTTCCGACGATGTTCCTTATGGCAGTTTCGGCGACTATGCACGGCTCAATCCCTACGACCGACCCTATAACACGGACGGAACGCTGAACGGAGAACTGTCGTTCAACACGCCAAACCCCATCTATGAGAAGAGCCTGAACAGCTACATAAAGCACAGGGGAGCTACCGTGAGCAACAACCTGAAGATGAGATGGAACTTAGGCTACGGACTGCGCTTGGAGAGTTCACTTTCTTATGCGGTGTCCAAAACCGACGACGAGACATTCCATTCGCCCCTTTCGCAGCGTTTCCTCTATACGGAGAAAATCAAGCGGGGTAGTTTCGACGTGCTTCACAGCCGTGCTTCCGACCTCTCTGCCAATCTCTTCCTCGTCTGGAACAAGGGCTTCGGCCGCAGTGGTCAGCATTTCGTGAACCTCACGTTGGGCGGAAACCTCCAGAGCATCGAGGAAGATGCAGACGGATTCAAGGCGGTCGGCGTGCTTTCAGACAAGGTAGACCACGTTTCTATGGCTGCCGCCTTTGCCGACGGCGCATCCCCACTCGGCAACCGTTCGCGTTCGCGCCAGCTCGGCAGCTTCCTCAATGCACAATACATTTATCTGAACAGATACTACGTGGATGCCTCGTTCCGTTACGAAGGCTCTTCCAAGTTCGGAACCTCCCACAAGTATGCCCCATTCGGTGTGGTGGGACTGGGCTGGAACGTTCATAACGAGGAGTTTCTCGGCGGCAGTTGTTTCTCTTTGCTCAAGCTCCGTGCAAGCGTCGGCGTGGTGGGCAACGTCAGTTTCAGCCCCTATCAGGCGCGGCTTGCCTACCGATACGCTTCCGACCTCATCTACAATCAGGAGATTGGAGCTGTGCCCGTGGCACTTGTAAACCCTTATCTGAAGTGGGAAAAGACTACGAAGCGCAATGCCGGCATTGATTTCGGACTGTGGAACGACCGTCTGAGCGGCAGCGTGGAGGTGTATTACAACACGACGAACGACCTTGTGATGACCGTTGCCAAGCCGCTGCACGTGGGATTCAGCAACGGCAAGGAGAATCTGGGGCAGATTCGCAATGCCGGCATTGAGGTTTCGCTGCGCGGAAAACTCATTCAGAGCAGGCATTTTATGCTGAATGCCTACCTCGTGGCCGCTCACAACAGCAACAGGATAGTCAAGATAAGCGAGTATCTGCGAAATCAGAACAAGCGGAACGCCGAACAGGGAGGCCGTCTTCCTGTGCCTCTCTATGCCGAGGGAGAGTCGCTTACGGCCCTGAAGGTAATGAAATCTGCCGGCATCAACCCTGCCAACGGCAAGGAAATATTCATCAAGAGGAACGGAGAACAGACCTATGAGTACGATTACAACGAACGGCAGACCGTTGGCGACCTGACACCCACGGTGCAGGGAAGCGGCGGATTCTCGGCTTCGTGGAAGTCTCTCACGCTCTCCGTGGCACTTTCGTACCGTATGGGAGCCACCGTCTACAACGGAACATTGGCGCAGAAGGTGGAGGGAGCAAGTCCGTTGCAGAACGCCGACCGACGGGTGTTCTACAACCGTTGGCAAAGTCCGGGCAACGTATCGCTCTACAAGGGCATTGCCGTGCAGGAAGCCACTCCTCCGACGTCGCGGTTCGCCGGAAAAGAGTATGCGCTGGAGGGCACTTCGCTGATGCTTGCCTACGAACTGCCCCCGATGCTGTGCCGAAGACTGTATGTGCAGTCGGCGAGAGTGTCGCTCTCCACAGGCAATTTCTTCCATCTTTCCACCATAGACAGGGAACGAGGGCTTGCCTATCCCTTTGCAAACGTCTACGAACTGGGGATAAACATCAGACTATAA
- a CDS encoding 5-formyltetrahydrofolate cyclo-ligase yields MITKPELRKEIRNRKRQFTQEQLRELSFPVIDRLRSHPKLKAAKTVLLYHSLPDEVFTHDFVDEMVAAGKQVLLPVVVSETEMEIRHYTGSDDMAESSYHILEPIGALFTDYDKIDFIAVPGMSFDDARNRLGRGKGYYDRFLSQVPSAYKLGICFDFQKLPSIPTDELDQKVDEVL; encoded by the coding sequence ATGATTACAAAACCCGAACTGCGAAAAGAAATAAGAAATCGGAAACGGCAATTCACGCAAGAACAGTTGCGCGAATTGTCGTTTCCTGTTATCGACAGGTTGCGCAGCCATCCCAAGCTGAAGGCTGCCAAAACCGTCTTGCTCTATCATTCTCTGCCCGACGAGGTTTTCACACACGATTTTGTGGACGAGATGGTGGCGGCAGGCAAGCAGGTGCTTCTGCCCGTTGTTGTCAGCGAGACCGAAATGGAGATTCGCCATTACACCGGTTCCGACGATATGGCCGAGAGTTCCTACCACATTCTCGAACCCATCGGCGCACTCTTTACCGATTACGACAAGATAGACTTCATCGCCGTGCCGGGAATGAGCTTCGACGACGCCCGAAACCGTCTCGGCCGCGGCAAAGGCTATTACGACCGTTTCCTCTCGCAAGTCCCGTCAGCCTATAAGCTCGGCATCTGTTTCGACTTCCAGAAGCTCCCTTCCATTCCGACAGACGAACTGGACCAGAAGGTGGACGAGGTTTTATAA
- a CDS encoding transposase has protein sequence MSDNRGGNTGDYSKPLCNFLYGRGFDAWPENAKSVRDSSGIRRLKSDRADASMTAEYAMRSHDRAAMYDPLSESLMQPRELFPHRQMIVRHRCNFQVRRGEKRLTMEKSSVKTMISQSGRHIVSELNREIEKVDRRIASLIESDGELTRISP, from the coding sequence ATTAGTGACAACCGCGGCGGGAACACCGGTGACTACAGCAAGCCGCTGTGCAACTTCCTTTATGGGAGGGGATTCGACGCATGGCCTGAGAATGCCAAGAGTGTCAGGGACTCCTCGGGTATCCGGAGACTGAAATCGGACCGCGCCGATGCCTCAATGACAGCGGAGTATGCAATGCGTAGCCATGACAGGGCCGCCATGTACGACCCGCTCAGCGAGTCGCTTATGCAGCCCAGGGAGCTGTTCCCCCACAGACAGATGATAGTCAGGCACAGGTGCAACTTCCAAGTCCGGAGAGGTGAGAAGAGACTTACCATGGAGAAATCGTCCGTCAAGACTATGATCTCCCAAAGCGGACGGCATATCGTCTCGGAGTTGAACAGGGAGATAGAGAAGGTGGACAGGAGGATTGCGTCCCTGATAGAGTCTGACGGGGAGCTTACCCGGATTTCACCATAG